The Candidatus Mycolicibacterium alkanivorans genome contains a region encoding:
- a CDS encoding type II toxin-antitoxin system RelE/ParE family toxin: MRKWEVDLTLIEAWIDTLDDEEYDNVIAALEQLEEHGPVTRRPFVDTLDGSEHPNMKELRPRATKGGAHIRVLFAFDIQSRAIMLVAGDKAGNWTKWYATNIPIADRLFTEHQEKLLKEADAAKAAKPKTRKGKKR; encoded by the coding sequence GTGCGGAAATGGGAGGTCGATCTGACCCTCATCGAAGCATGGATCGACACCCTCGATGACGAGGAATACGACAACGTGATTGCGGCTCTGGAGCAATTGGAGGAACACGGACCCGTCACGCGCCGACCATTCGTGGACACCCTCGACGGATCGGAGCACCCGAACATGAAGGAGCTTCGACCACGCGCCACGAAAGGCGGAGCCCACATACGAGTGCTCTTCGCCTTCGACATCCAGTCTCGGGCGATCATGCTGGTCGCCGGGGACAAGGCAGGAAATTGGACCAAGTGGTATGCGACGAACATCCCCATCGCCGATCGCCTGTTCACCGAGCACCAAGAGAAGCTATTGAAGGAGGCTGACGCGGCCAAAGCCGCCAAGCCGAAGACAAGAAAGGGGAAGAAACGATGA
- a CDS encoding DUF2510 domain-containing protein, which translates to MTQPTAGWYPDPSDPSRQRYFDGKAWTENYAPFGPPTQAVGQAAKPGMSRGAKIALGVGAAILALIVLGSIGNSDKKTSSSSSSSSNSGTTSRTLAVAPTTTEPPPPLSPASPPPRTTQSRKPRATWDTPRSPSKG; encoded by the coding sequence ATGACACAGCCAACAGCGGGTTGGTATCCCGATCCATCTGATCCGAGCCGCCAACGGTATTTCGACGGCAAAGCGTGGACTGAGAACTACGCCCCATTTGGCCCACCGACACAAGCCGTTGGCCAAGCCGCGAAGCCGGGCATGTCCAGAGGAGCGAAGATCGCCCTCGGAGTAGGAGCGGCGATATTGGCGTTGATCGTCCTCGGTTCCATCGGCAACAGCGACAAGAAGACCTCGTCCTCGTCGTCCTCGTCGTCCAACTCCGGCACCACGTCCAGGACTTTGGCTGTCGCCCCGACGACAACAGAACCCCCGCCCCCGCTAAGCCCCGCTTCACCCCCGCCCAGGACAACGCAATCGCGAAAGCCGAGAGCTACCTGGGATACACCGCGTTCTCCAAGCAAGGGTTGA
- a CDS encoding ETEC_3214 domain-containing protein, translating into MSDQVSLWDSVSTGLGIGGSAAGLIGAAWGAAFVVRRWWNRTIGRRRAQSDILDQLCCTSSMTFVESKLGVPQFITHPDDREERVYRLPGAWVIVHPVAGAVRWFSITITDPDMYYDIGPTTLGNLPIRLGVSTFADAPPSEHESLQIGARDATFVRYYDYGNTAGGGQPYWLAFNPVGCGTFSGGEPYGTGTFTGDGLGSYGTPPDTAGITANTLTVMSPEGNPNDMRERWLHGPHHDHVKLAVRERRK; encoded by the coding sequence GTGAGTGATCAAGTCAGCCTGTGGGATTCGGTGTCGACAGGGCTCGGCATAGGTGGTTCTGCGGCCGGTTTGATTGGTGCAGCATGGGGTGCCGCGTTCGTGGTGCGCCGGTGGTGGAACCGCACGATAGGTCGCCGTCGCGCACAGTCCGACATCCTCGACCAACTGTGCTGCACCAGCTCCATGACGTTCGTCGAATCGAAGCTCGGGGTGCCGCAGTTCATCACCCATCCCGACGACCGCGAGGAACGCGTCTACCGCCTCCCCGGCGCGTGGGTCATCGTGCACCCGGTCGCCGGTGCAGTGCGCTGGTTCTCCATCACCATCACCGACCCCGACATGTACTACGACATCGGACCGACAACCCTCGGAAACCTGCCCATTCGCCTCGGCGTGAGCACTTTCGCGGACGCACCACCGTCGGAACATGAGTCGTTGCAGATCGGCGCACGAGACGCCACCTTCGTCCGGTACTACGACTACGGGAACACCGCCGGTGGCGGGCAGCCCTACTGGCTCGCCTTCAACCCGGTCGGCTGCGGCACCTTCAGCGGCGGCGAACCGTACGGAACGGGCACCTTCACCGGCGACGGCCTTGGCAGCTACGGCACGCCGCCGGACACCGCCGGGATCACCGCCAACACGCTCACCGTCATGTCCCCCGAGGGCAATCCCAACGACATGCGGGAGCGGTGGCTGCACGGCCCACACCACGACCACGTGAAGCTAGCGGTACGCGAACGCCGGAAGTGA
- a CDS encoding Ltp family lipoprotein — protein sequence MGYTAFSKQGLIKQLEFDDFSTADGTFAVEHIEANGGVDWNEQAVKKAKSYLDYTSFSLSALVNQLEFDGFTPDQAQYGANTAYGG from the coding sequence CTGGGATACACCGCGTTCTCCAAGCAAGGGTTGATCAAGCAACTGGAGTTCGACGATTTCAGTACGGCAGACGGCACCTTCGCGGTCGAGCACATCGAGGCCAATGGGGGTGTGGACTGGAATGAGCAGGCAGTCAAGAAGGCCAAGAGCTACCTGGATTACACCTCGTTCTCCCTTTCGGCCTTGGTCAACCAACTGGAGTTTGACGGTTTCACCCCGGATCAGGCTCAGTACGGTGCCAACACGGCATACGGAGGCTGA
- a CDS encoding TIGR02391 family protein, whose protein sequence is MADADRNPTYLRDLAGYVAEFRAAFMSFLELHTPTYRGPGIGMLPAVMPLDGVDEAELETRRARVSTAAGRARRAPSLTGVLFGVRGFNGAVDPVAAWNTVTQPKPLLEPANIIDACDQMIGSLEDMAARAEVELPPTVDVAQMHPAVWGQAARLWRDGHYRQAVSAAADGVVQLVKARTGGPELDDTTRWNQAFSEKDPEPGRPRLRWPGDQTDRTVVSMNDGLRRFAPGAQLTIRNPATHGPGEMTQQEAVERLSVLSLLARWVDECDLIEALDPSAGTP, encoded by the coding sequence ATGGCGGATGCCGACCGCAACCCCACCTACCTCCGCGACCTCGCCGGGTATGTCGCGGAGTTCCGCGCCGCGTTCATGTCGTTCCTCGAGCTGCACACACCGACCTATAGAGGGCCTGGCATCGGGATGCTGCCCGCCGTCATGCCGCTCGACGGTGTCGACGAAGCCGAACTGGAAACCCGGCGCGCCCGCGTATCGACCGCGGCCGGACGTGCACGCCGTGCGCCGTCACTGACCGGCGTTCTGTTCGGCGTCCGAGGATTCAACGGTGCCGTCGACCCGGTTGCCGCATGGAACACAGTCACCCAGCCCAAGCCTCTGCTCGAACCGGCCAACATTATCGACGCCTGCGACCAGATGATCGGATCGCTAGAAGACATGGCCGCACGCGCCGAAGTCGAGTTGCCGCCGACGGTCGACGTCGCGCAGATGCACCCGGCAGTGTGGGGTCAGGCCGCCCGTCTGTGGCGTGACGGCCACTACCGGCAGGCGGTGTCGGCCGCCGCGGATGGCGTTGTGCAGTTGGTGAAGGCGCGCACCGGTGGGCCGGAACTCGACGACACGACGCGGTGGAATCAGGCGTTCTCCGAGAAGGACCCCGAGCCGGGCAGACCGCGTCTTCGGTGGCCGGGCGACCAAACCGACCGAACCGTGGTGTCGATGAACGACGGACTACGTCGGTTCGCGCCGGGCGCGCAACTGACGATCCGCAATCCCGCCACCCACGGACCGGGCGAGATGACCCAACAGGAGGCCGTCGAACGCCTATCGGTTCTCAGCCTGTTGGCGCGGTGGGTCGACGAATGCGACCTCATCGAAGCACTCGACCCGTCGGCGGGAACGCCGTGA
- a CDS encoding PIN domain-containing protein has protein sequence MFAALLDTSVLWPGLQRDFLLSLPVERVYRPLWSTAILDELCYHEARKLIDHGHDPALASQRAQRLIDRMRTAFDDAIVVSWESLEGTFGLPDIDDEHVVAATRAR, from the coding sequence ATGTTCGCCGCGTTGTTGGATACCTCGGTGCTGTGGCCCGGTCTGCAGCGCGACTTCCTGCTCTCGTTGCCGGTCGAGAGGGTGTATCGGCCGTTGTGGTCAACGGCGATTCTCGATGAATTGTGTTACCACGAAGCGCGAAAGCTCATCGATCACGGTCACGACCCGGCTCTCGCATCGCAGCGGGCGCAACGCCTAATCGATCGAATGAGGACGGCATTCGATGACGCCATCGTTGTGAGCTGGGAAAGCCTGGAAGGCACGTTTGGCCTGCCCGACATCGACGACGAACACGTTGTTGCGGCGACCCGCGCAAGATGA
- a CDS encoding nucleotidyl transferase AbiEii/AbiGii toxin family protein: MNQPYSSPPTNLRSLRDRLTQAAQRQGVVFGRLQRHVAMIVVAQFAAMLTDDNGAPLLLVKGGSSLELRRGIPDSRTSKDFDTVARRDIEEVHEQLAEAGETGWEGFTAIFTVPEEIDVPGMPVKPRRFTAKLNYRGKPFASVPIEVSTVEAGNADQFDTLTSDALGLVGVPVAVSVPCMTIPWQVAQKLHAVTAVFEAPRVNDRAHDLVDLQLLEGLLPDTDLSPTRSACIAVFEVRAQHPWPPNVTALPHWPPIYSGALEGLDHLELAATAEEAAGAVHRFVHRIDRATKT, from the coding sequence ATGAACCAGCCCTATTCGTCGCCGCCGACGAACCTGCGTTCATTGCGAGATCGGCTCACGCAAGCAGCGCAACGGCAAGGTGTGGTGTTCGGCCGGCTGCAGCGCCACGTCGCGATGATCGTCGTCGCACAGTTCGCAGCCATGCTCACCGACGACAACGGCGCTCCGCTGCTATTGGTCAAAGGCGGATCGTCGCTCGAACTGCGTCGGGGGATCCCTGATTCGCGAACGTCCAAAGACTTCGACACTGTCGCACGTCGCGATATCGAAGAAGTCCATGAGCAGCTGGCCGAGGCGGGCGAGACGGGGTGGGAGGGGTTCACCGCGATCTTCACCGTCCCCGAGGAGATCGATGTTCCCGGCATGCCCGTGAAGCCGCGACGATTCACCGCCAAGCTGAACTACCGCGGCAAGCCTTTCGCATCTGTTCCGATCGAGGTCTCCACCGTCGAAGCCGGCAATGCCGACCAGTTCGACACTCTCACTTCGGATGCCCTGGGCCTTGTCGGGGTCCCCGTGGCGGTATCCGTGCCGTGCATGACCATTCCGTGGCAGGTCGCGCAGAAGCTCCATGCGGTCACCGCGGTGTTTGAAGCGCCCAGGGTCAACGATCGCGCTCACGATTTGGTGGACTTGCAGCTTCTGGAAGGGCTGCTGCCCGACACCGATCTCTCGCCAACGCGCAGCGCGTGCATCGCGGTATTCGAAGTGCGCGCTCAGCATCCATGGCCGCCGAATGTGACCGCACTGCCGCACTGGCCGCCGATCTACTCGGGAGCGTTGGAAGGGCTGGATCACCTTGAACTTGCTGCGACGGCAGAGGAGGCGGCCGGGGCCGTGCACAGATTCGTCCACCGGATAGATAGGGCGACGAAAACCTGA
- a CDS encoding type II toxin-antitoxin system TacA family antitoxin yields the protein MAVKTKRIELRAEQATLDRIQHAANLVHEQTSEFVRKAAMQRAEDVLRQELVTAMEPEQFDKLMSSLDAADDAPRLAAAARKPAVFTRR from the coding sequence GTGGCAGTCAAAACGAAGCGCATCGAGCTTCGCGCGGAGCAAGCGACCTTGGACCGTATCCAGCACGCCGCCAACCTTGTCCATGAGCAGACGTCGGAGTTCGTCCGGAAAGCTGCAATGCAACGGGCCGAAGACGTCCTGCGTCAGGAGCTGGTAACGGCCATGGAGCCCGAACAGTTCGACAAACTGATGTCCTCGCTCGATGCTGCTGACGACGCACCACGGCTGGCGGCAGCCGCACGCAAACCAGCGGTCTTCACAAGGCGTTGA
- a CDS encoding transposase, translating into MKNPESLTNTQKATLAQLKREGGALVRAYELKESLRAVFAGDLDADTVTDMLGKWCSWAQRCPIPQFVKVGRTIKKHLDGTQAAVERGLANSRHEGLNNKVRLIIHRAYGYHNAEHALTMIMLVCGPVTLELPYHT; encoded by the coding sequence CTGAAGAACCCGGAATCCCTCACCAACACCCAGAAAGCCACCCTCGCCCAGCTCAAACGCGAGGGCGGCGCACTGGTCCGCGCCTACGAGCTCAAGGAATCACTGCGGGCGGTGTTCGCCGGAGACCTCGACGCCGACACCGTCACCGACATGCTCGGGAAATGGTGCTCATGGGCGCAACGGTGCCCGATCCCGCAGTTCGTCAAGGTCGGCCGAACCATCAAGAAACACCTCGATGGCACCCAAGCCGCAGTGGAGCGCGGCCTGGCCAACAGCCGCCACGAAGGGCTCAACAACAAGGTCCGGCTGATCATCCACAGGGCCTACGGCTACCACAACGCCGAGCACGCACTCACCATGATCATGCTCGTTTGCGGGCCGGTCACCCTCGAACTCCCATACCACACATGA
- a CDS encoding helix-turn-helix domain-containing protein produces the protein MTTLDDLRRRRPGNRARIDTIKDEMDREVAQYRLRELREDAGYTQTSLAAAIGVGQNRVSQMEHGNLGTSRVDTLRKYVEATGGELEVAVKRPDGSRVLLSL, from the coding sequence ATGACCACGCTTGATGACCTTCGACGTCGCCGGCCGGGCAACCGTGCCCGCATCGACACAATCAAGGACGAGATGGATCGCGAGGTTGCGCAGTACCGCCTCCGCGAGCTGCGTGAAGACGCTGGTTACACCCAGACCTCCCTCGCCGCAGCCATCGGCGTTGGACAGAACCGCGTTTCCCAGATGGAGCACGGCAACCTGGGCACCAGCCGCGTCGATACCCTCCGCAAGTACGTCGAGGCCACCGGCGGCGAGCTGGAGGTCGCGGTGAAGCGTCCAGACGGCTCTCGCGTCTTACTGAGCCTCTAG
- a CDS encoding GNAT family N-acetyltransferase: protein MFESARLTEAHTLEGFDCGKESLNTWLIAHARRADSNGVAHVYVWTPLGEQKVNAYFAICPTEVVRNDDGVSGSLAGGYSRIPGYLIARLAIDTSLRGQGYGEQLLLDALGKAVAASEIGGGRLIVVDAKDDEAQSFYEHYHFVPVRNRERRLVMKVPTAAKALGERWRE, encoded by the coding sequence ATGTTCGAGTCCGCGCGACTCACTGAAGCACACACGCTGGAAGGATTCGACTGCGGTAAGGAGTCGCTGAATACCTGGCTCATCGCCCATGCCCGTCGCGCGGACAGCAACGGGGTCGCCCACGTCTACGTGTGGACCCCGCTCGGCGAACAGAAAGTCAACGCCTATTTCGCCATCTGCCCCACCGAAGTAGTGCGCAACGACGACGGCGTCTCGGGATCCTTGGCCGGCGGCTATTCTCGCATACCCGGATACTTGATTGCCCGCCTGGCGATCGACACGTCGCTGCGGGGCCAGGGTTATGGCGAGCAGCTGCTCCTCGACGCACTCGGAAAAGCCGTCGCCGCATCAGAAATCGGCGGCGGCCGGCTCATCGTCGTCGATGCCAAGGACGACGAGGCACAATCCTTCTACGAGCACTACCACTTCGTTCCCGTCCGCAACCGGGAGCGTCGTCTGGTCATGAAAGTGCCCACCGCTGCGAAAGCGCTCGGCGAGCGCTGGCGGGAGTAA